In a genomic window of Pontibacter liquoris:
- a CDS encoding thioredoxin family protein yields the protein MEIYKTLAPAMLNPRSYEAYRSVVEELVRQQKTTGPEQTEERIGYTRLNLQRMKRVEKQFEPLPELEALLLLHQPAWHWVVLAESWCGDGAQLIPAIAAVAGAAPGITLRVLLRDENPNWMDSCLTNGSRAIPKLICTAVETGERLFTWGPRPTALQEQLNRYKAETPGASSAEVATHLHTMYAQDRSRALQQDLLALVRKALQVEEKVLAVG from the coding sequence TATATAAAACCCTAGCTCCGGCAATGCTGAACCCGCGCTCCTACGAGGCCTACCGCAGCGTGGTGGAGGAGCTTGTCAGGCAGCAGAAAACAACCGGCCCCGAACAGACCGAGGAACGCATTGGCTATACCCGGCTTAATTTGCAACGCATGAAGCGCGTAGAAAAGCAGTTTGAGCCCTTGCCCGAGCTGGAAGCGCTTCTGCTGCTCCACCAGCCTGCCTGGCACTGGGTGGTACTGGCCGAAAGCTGGTGCGGCGACGGTGCCCAGCTGATCCCGGCCATTGCGGCCGTGGCCGGCGCTGCGCCCGGCATTACGCTACGGGTACTGCTGCGCGATGAAAACCCAAACTGGATGGACTCCTGCCTGACAAACGGCAGCCGTGCCATTCCAAAATTGATCTGCACCGCGGTAGAGACCGGGGAGAGGCTCTTTACCTGGGGCCCAAGGCCCACAGCCCTTCAGGAACAGCTGAACCGCTACAAAGCCGAAACGCCCGGAGCTTCGTCGGCGGAAGTGGCCACGCACCTGCATACTATGTATGCGCAAGACAGGAGCCGGGCCCTGCAGCAGGACCTGCTGGCCCTGGTGCGCAAGGCGCTGCAGGTAGAAGAGAAGGTATTAGCAGTAGGGTAG